In the Drosophila gunungcola strain Sukarami unplaced genomic scaffold, Dgunungcola_SK_2 000001F, whole genome shotgun sequence genome, one interval contains:
- the LOC128261499 gene encoding peroxisomal biogenesis factor 19 isoform X1 translates to MSEEKKNGDELNDLLDSALQDFDQSGGDKKEKASSSDAATTEGAEGSEDPDAFFIEQAKVLADRMNTLFGGPNTPTGDIPPLPQDPDQIMAGFKKMAEAAALTLSGENSATDEDVSKYSDSISQALKGLQEGSEDLAAPASENDIASMFGSLNLDGAGGGDGNMFLPFMEGMMQSLLSAEILLPSIRELLEKYPKYLEENDAKISAEDKERYQKQMELYKVIEGHLQSEKADDSAAVKREKFRVVLDDMRKLQDYGQPPAEILAETGGDLPFGDPASAVAAGGPGPQCPTM, encoded by the exons ATGTCCGAGGAAAAGAAGAACGGCGATGAATTAAACGACCTGCTGGACA GTGCGCTGCAGGACTTCGACCAAAGCGGTGGCGACAAGAAGGAGAAGGCCTCGTCCTCGGATGCGGCGACCACCGAAGGAGCCGAGGGCTCCGAGGATCCCGATGCGTTTTTCAT TGAGCAGGCCAAGGTGCTGGCCGATCGCATGAACACGCTCTTCGGAGGCCCGAACACGCCCACTGGCGACATACCGCCCCTGCCCCAGGATCCCGACCAGATCATGGCCGGGTTCAAGAAGATGGCCGAGGCAGCTGCGCTCACCTTGAGCGGCGAGAACTCGGCCACGGACGAGGATGTCTCCAAGTATTCCGATAGCATTTCGCAGGCGCTCAAGGGCCTGCAGGAGGGCTCCGAGGACCTGGCCGCTCCCGCCTCCGAGAACGATATCGCCAGCATGTTTGGCTCCCTGAACCTGGACGGG GCTGGCGGAGGCGATGGTAACATGTTCCTGCCTTTTATGGAGGGCATGATGCAGAGCCTGCTTTCGGCGGAGATCCTGCTGCCCAGCATCCGGGAGCTGCTGGAGAAGTACCCCAAGTACCTCGAGGAGAACGACGCCAAGATTTCGGCTGAGGACAAGGAGAG ATACCAGAAGCAAATGGAGCTGTACAAGGTGATCGAGGGGCATTTACAGAGCGAGAAGGCCGACGATTCGGCCGCCGTGAAGCGCGAGAAGTTCCGCGTGGTGCTGGACGACATGCGCAAACTGCAAGACTACGGCCAGCCGCCGGCAGAGATTCTGGCCGAGACGGGCGGCGACCTGCCCTTCGGCGATCCCGCGTCGGCCGTAGCCGCCGGCGGTCCCGGTCCTCAGTGCCCCACCATGTAG
- the LOC128261496 gene encoding probable ribosome production factor 1, with protein MIKIKRKPAPPPVEQDSDSDSSIEAEEPQDVDIQEGPVTDSSDEEAASSSKKQPKKEESGEDVDEDEDEDDEEDDDEDDDDDKKTRIPVLNPLSLMRNKEQRLALYKKMKKEKHKKKMQERRARRKAGVPANPGHTIESLREKDQTEVANLNDSDNEELQKELELDDFSSYFERSYEPKVLITFADNPVTKTRKFGLELSRIFPNALVKIRNKSSVKKICKSAEREEFTDVVIINEDRRKPNGLLVIHLPNGPTAHFKLSNVKLTSDIKRDHKEITKHRPEVILTNFTTRLGLTVGRMLGALFHHDPEFRGRRAVTFHNQRDYIFFRHHRYEFSKEGKRVKLRELGPRFTLKLRSLQEGTFDSKTGDYAWIISNKRHAMESRRRFFL; from the coding sequence atgattaaaattaagcGAAAACCAGCACCTCCGCCGGTTGAGCAGGACTCGGACAGTGATTCCAGCATTGAAGCAGAGGAGCCGCAGGATGTGGATATCCAGGAGGGGCCAGTTACCGACAGCAGCGATGAGGAAGCTGCCTCCAGCAGTAAAAAACAGCCGAAGAAGGAGGAGTCTGGTGAGGATGTAgacgaggatgaggacgaagacgacgaggaggacgacgatgaggacgatgatgatgacaaGAAGACACGCATTCCGGTCTTGAATCCGCTCAGCCTGATGCGCAACAAGGAGCAGCGTTTGGCCCTCTACAAAAAGATGAAGAAGGAGAAGCACAAGAAAAAGATGCAGGAGCGACGTGCCCGCCGCAAGGCAGGAGTCCCTGCCAATCCGGGCCACACCATAGAGAGCCTGCGCGAGAAGGACCAGACAGAGGTGGCCAATCTCAACGACTCCGACAACGAGGAGCTGCAAAAGGAGCTGGAACTGGACGATTTTAGCTCGTACTTCGAGCGCTCCTACGAGCCCAAAGTGCTGATCACATTCGCTGACAATCCGGTGACTAAGACGCGCAAATTTGGGCTTGAACTGTCGCGCATATTCCCCAACGCTCTGGTGAAGATCAGGAACAAGTCGTCGGTAAAGAAGATCTGCAAGAGCGCGGAGCGCGAGGAGTTCACAGACGTGGTGATCATCAACGAGGATCGCAGGAAGCCGAATGGCCTGCTGGTCATTCATCTGCCCAACGGCCCCACTGCACACTTCAAGCTGTCCAACGTGAAGCTCACCTCGGACATAAAGCGCGACCACAAGGAGATAACCAAGCACAGGCCAGAGGTGATCCTGACCAACTTTACCACCCGTTTGGGTCTGACAGTGGGCCGCATGCTTGGCGCCCTGTTTCACCATGATCCAGAGTTCCGTGGCCGCCGTGCCGTGACGTTCCACAACCAGCGAGACTACATATTCTTCCGCCACCACCGCTACGAGTTCTCCAAGGAGGGCAAGCGCGTCAAGCTGCGCGAACTGGGGCCGCGTTTCACCCTGAAACTGCGCTCCCTGCAGGAGGGAACCTTCGACAGCAAGACCGGCGACTACGCCTGGATCATCAGCAACAAGCGGCACGCCATGGAGTCCCGACGACGCTTCTTCCTCTAG
- the LOC128261500 gene encoding tRNA (cytosine(38)-C(5))-methyltransferase, producing MGFRVLELFSGIGGMHYAFKYAQLEGEIVAAMDVNTVANAVYAHNYGSNVVKTRNIQSLNAKEVAKLQANLLLMSPPCQPHTRQGLQRDTEDKRSDALTHLCSLIPECKDLQYILMENVKGFESSQARNQFIEALEKAEFHWREFILTPTQFNVPNTRYRYYCIARKNQDFPFAGGKILEEMPGVKTGDQILSQISQILDKNVTSDFLVPDDVLTKRVMVMDIIHPTQSRSMCFTKGYTHYTEGTGSAFTPLSEAESHRIFELVKEIDESNQETGKSEEVLQQRLDLLHQVKLRYFTPREVARLMSFPEEFEFPAETTNRQKYRLLGNSINVKVVGELIKLLTLK from the exons ATGGGATTTCGGGTTTTAGAACTGTTCAGCGGCATTGGCGGCATGCattatgcatttaaat ACGCGCAACTAGAAGGAGAAATTGTGGCCGCCATGGATGTGAACACTGTGGCCAATGCTGTTTATGCGCATAACTACGGCAGTAATGTCGTAAAAACCAGGAATATCCAGAGTCTGAATGCAAAGGAAGTTGCGAAACTGCAGGCCAACCTGCTTCTGATGTCCCCGCCCTGCCAGCCCCACACTCGCCAAGGGTTGCAAAGGGACACGGAGGACAAGCGGTCGGACGCACTTACTCACCTTTGTTCGCTCATTCCGGAGTGCAAAGACCTACAGTACATCCTCATGGAAAACGTCAAGGGATTTGAGAGCTCGCAGGCGAGGAATCAGTTTATTGAGGCTCTGGAGAAGGCGGAATTCCATTGGCGGGAGTTCATACTGACGCCCACACAATTTAATGTTCCAAATACCCGATATCGCTACTATTGCATTGCCCGCAAAAATCAGGATTTTCCATTTGCTGGCGGCAAGATCTTGGAGGAAATGCCAGGGGTCAAGACCGGGGATCAGATTCTCTCCCAAATATCTCAGATCTTGGACAAAAATGTAACTTCCGATTTCCTAGTGCCCGATGATGTTTTAACCAAAAGGGTTATGGTCATGGACATAATCCATCCCACGCAAAGTAGATCCATGTGCTTTACGAAGGGCTACACCCACTATACCGAGGGCACGGGATCTGCATTTACACCCTTGTCAGAGGCGGAATCCCATCGGATCTTTGAGCTGGTCAAGGAAATCGACGAAAGTAATCAGGAAACCGGGAAATCGGAGGAGGTTTTGCAGCAGCGATTGGATCTCTTGCATCAAGTGAAACTGCGCTATTTCACACCTCGCGAAGTGGCCCGTCTGATGAGTTTTCCCGAAGAATTCGAGTTTCCCGCAGAAACAACGAATCGACAAAAGTATCGCCTGCTGGGAAATAGTATTAATGTTAAGGTTGTAGGTGAATTGATAAAATTGttgactttaaaataa
- the LOC128261499 gene encoding peroxisomal biogenesis factor 19 isoform X2, with the protein MSEEKKNGDELNDLLDSALQDFDQSGGDKKEKASSSDAATTEGAEGSEDPDAFFIEQAKVLADRMNTLFGGPNTPTGDIPPLPQDPDQIMAGFKKMAEAAALTLSGENSATDEDVSKYSDSISQALKGLQEGSEDLAAPASENDIASMFGSLNLDGQAGGGDGNMFLPFMEGMMQSLLSAEILLPSIRELLEKYPKYLEENDAKISAEDKERYQKQMELYKVIEGHLQSEKADDSAAVKREKFRVVLDDMRKLQDYGQPPAEILAETGGDLPFGDPASAVAAGGPGPQCPTM; encoded by the exons ATGTCCGAGGAAAAGAAGAACGGCGATGAATTAAACGACCTGCTGGACA GTGCGCTGCAGGACTTCGACCAAAGCGGTGGCGACAAGAAGGAGAAGGCCTCGTCCTCGGATGCGGCGACCACCGAAGGAGCCGAGGGCTCCGAGGATCCCGATGCGTTTTTCAT TGAGCAGGCCAAGGTGCTGGCCGATCGCATGAACACGCTCTTCGGAGGCCCGAACACGCCCACTGGCGACATACCGCCCCTGCCCCAGGATCCCGACCAGATCATGGCCGGGTTCAAGAAGATGGCCGAGGCAGCTGCGCTCACCTTGAGCGGCGAGAACTCGGCCACGGACGAGGATGTCTCCAAGTATTCCGATAGCATTTCGCAGGCGCTCAAGGGCCTGCAGGAGGGCTCCGAGGACCTGGCCGCTCCCGCCTCCGAGAACGATATCGCCAGCATGTTTGGCTCCCTGAACCTGGACGGG CAGGCTGGCGGAGGCGATGGTAACATGTTCCTGCCTTTTATGGAGGGCATGATGCAGAGCCTGCTTTCGGCGGAGATCCTGCTGCCCAGCATCCGGGAGCTGCTGGAGAAGTACCCCAAGTACCTCGAGGAGAACGACGCCAAGATTTCGGCTGAGGACAAGGAGAG ATACCAGAAGCAAATGGAGCTGTACAAGGTGATCGAGGGGCATTTACAGAGCGAGAAGGCCGACGATTCGGCCGCCGTGAAGCGCGAGAAGTTCCGCGTGGTGCTGGACGACATGCGCAAACTGCAAGACTACGGCCAGCCGCCGGCAGAGATTCTGGCCGAGACGGGCGGCGACCTGCCCTTCGGCGATCCCGCGTCGGCCGTAGCCGCCGGCGGTCCCGGTCCTCAGTGCCCCACCATGTAG
- the LOC128261492 gene encoding uncharacterized protein LOC128261492, with product MASKVHPSPGAARSVWALPLTASSSCNMVVAEEDGHAHADDIHLDHRPHSPPLAGRGEGGGHGGGDVEDHENVLLFEGLDGATTVNLDDIFDIIKNGEVSEVENLVDKFGLECLSARDRHGYTPAHWIALNGNVQLMRYLIERTAPIDLPCLGTQGPRPIHWACRKGHVSVVQVLLQAGVAVNAADFKGLTPLHLACMYGRTATAAYLLGMGALNSLTDINGDTALHWAAYKGHADLMRLLMYSGVELQKTDNFGSTPLHLACLSGNMTCVRLLCEKSQLDLEPRDKNGKTPIMLAQAHQHQDVVRLLYGEVKKKSRWIPSVSESWGWLFGGAGDSKGPLFLFLFSVLLWGYPMYMIRAIPITWNILRRSHYCFIYWNAVMWISWAIANRRDPGYIPLSSDAYYRAIKQIPYFDKLKKRNVMLTRLCHSCRCLRPLRAKHCRVCNRCVSYFDHHCPFIYNCVGLRNRMWFFLFVLSVAVNCSFTIYFACYCVMIEGFTMLYVLGLIEAVVFCGLGWILTCTSILHACMNLTTNEMFNYKRYPYLRDKRGRYQNPFSRGPILNLLEFFVCLPDRGDDNDLLLEDNI from the exons ATGGCCTCGAAGGTGCACCCAAGTCCGGGGGCGGCGCGCAGCGTTTGGGCCCTGCCCCTgaccgcctcctcctcctgcaacatggtcgtggcggaggaggatggccacgcccacgccgaCGACATCCACCTGGATCACCGGCCGCACTCGCCTCCCTTAGCGGGACGCGGGGAGGGCGGAGGACACGGCGGCGGAGACGTGGAGGACCATGAAAACGTGTTGCTCTTCGAGGGACTGGATGGGGCAACCACCGTGAATCTGGACGACATCTTCGACATCATCAAGAACGGGGAGGTCAGCGAGGTGGAGAACCTGGTGGACAAGTTCGGCCTGGAGTGTTTGTCGGCCCGGGATCGTCATGGCTACACGCCCGCCCACTGGATAGCTCTGAACGGGAATGTCCAGCTGATGAGGTACCTTATCGAGCGCACTGCCCCCATTGATCTGCCCTGCCTGGGAACGCAGGGTCCGAGGCCCATCCACTGGGCGTGCCGGAAGGGCCACGTCTCCGTCGTACAGGTTCTCCTCCAGGCCGGAGTAGCCGTCAATGCGGCGGACTTCAAAGGACTGACCCCGCTGCACCTGGCCTGCATGTACGGTCGCACAGCCACGGCCGCCTATCTGCTGGGCATGGGAGCGCTGAACAGCCTGACGGACATCAACGGCGATACGGCGCTGCATTGGGCGGCCTACAAGGGGCATGCTGACCTGATGCGACTGCTCATGTACTCCGGCGTGGAACTGCAAAAAACAGACAACTTCGGGTCGACGCCGCTGCACCTGGCTTGCCTCTCCGGTAACATGACCTGTGTGCGCCTGCTGTGCGAGAAATCGCAGCTGGATCTGGAGCCGAGGGACAAGAATGGAAAGACGCCCATCATGCTGGCCCAGGCTCATCAGCACCAGGATGTGGTGCGTCTGCTCTACGGCGAGGTGAAGAAGAAGTCCCGCTGGATTCCCTCGGTTTCGGAGAGCTGGGGCTGGCTCTTTGGCGGTGCGGGAGACTCCAAGGGACCGCTGTTCCTGTTCCTCTTCTCGGTGCTGCTGTGGGGCTACCCCATGTACATGATCCGCGCCATCCCCATCACGTGGAACATACTGAGGCGGTCGCACTATTGCTTCATCTACTGGAACGCGGTGATGTGGATCAGCTGGGCGATTGCCAACCGTCGGGATCCGGGGTACATACCACTCAGTTCGGATGCCTACTATCGGGCCATCAAGCAGATCCCGTACTTCGACAAGCTGAAGAAGCGGAACGTGATGCTGACCAGGCTGTGCCACAGCTGCCGGTGCCTGCGTCCGCTGAGGGCCAAGCACTGCCGCGTGTGCAACCGGTGCGTCTCGTACTTCGATCACCACTGCCCCTTTATCTACAACTGCGTGGGACTGCGCAACAGGATGTGGTTCTTCCTGTTTGTCCTATCGGTGGCCGTCAACTGCTCCTTCACCATATACTTTGCCTGCTACTGCGTCATGATTGAGGGCTTCACGATGCTTTATGTCCTGGGTCTCATCGAGGCGGTTGTGTTCTGCGGACTAGGTTGGATACTCACGTGCACTTCG ATCCTGCACGCCTGCATGAACCTCACCACAAACGAGATGTTCAACTACAAGCGATATCCGTATCTGCGGGACAAGCGCGGTCGCTACCAGAATCCATTCTCGCGCGGACCCATCCTCAATCTGCTGGAGTTCTTCGTATGCCTGCCGGATAGAGGCGATGACAACGACCTTCTGCTGGAGGATAACATTTGA
- the LOC128261490 gene encoding engulfment and cell motility protein 1 encodes MIPKKTTVKDSHIVKIAVERENHMAQLINLDQRHPLASKIQDICNGWAISDHQNYALQFCESNNQKYVTEKNRNEIKNGSVLRLQYSPSKTASDAMEVLLNGNPQEKAQRLKELTSLSTDHTFALEFIKEKGLDTLIKMIEDGGQTNEDILKYSLASFVELMEHGTVSWEVPENSFVARNIEIVRNFQKYPTNCGESALSNLENIVMCSNKHVLVAEDIKLQDILRLLQEVNSPVMRQNAIALLNALFVKADEARRRTIAHTISAKQFRLALIGNGLGTEMTHQLYVLQTLTLGLLEKRMRMKMNAQDQDAHEKIKELRRIAFDDHTNALNQNDDHIRRGGGSGAGNVNFSQYYKKLGFKCDINPAQDFIETPPGILALDCMVYFARNYTQQYAKIVRENSCRADEHECPFGRTSIELVKVLCDILRIGEPPAEQSGDFQPMFFTHDSPFEEFFCICVITLNRTWKDMRATAEDFTTTFSVVREQIQRTLKLRPENLEDFRNKIALLTYQQITTLRQQERTSKEECDSTASAIVKLKEKISPHILELIKQQRLSFLVEGTRFAKYLRGTRTKDKFWYARLSPNHKVIHYGDCDEKNIPTMEELPKKLPISEIKQLLEGKECPHMKETRIRKSAVNLAFSITFENMEHSTLDFVAPDESIFNYWTDGINALLCQPMVSKQKNEDFDTLLSMEIKLRLLDTEGVDISKDPPPIPEDPENYDFCFES; translated from the exons atgaTACCCAAAAAGACGACGGTTAAGGATTCACACATTGTGAAGATAGCGGTGGAGCGAGAGAACCATATGGCGCAGTTGATAAACCTGGATCAAAGGCATCCCCTGGCAA GCAAAATCCAGGACATATGCAATGGTTGGGCCATCAGTGATCACCAGAACTACGCCCTTCAGTTCTGCGAGTCCAACAATCAAAAGTATGTGACCGAAAAGAACCGGAATGAGATCAAGAACGGCTCCGTACTGCGGCTGCAGTACTCACCGTCGAAAACGGCCAGCGATGCCATGGAGGTCCTGCTCAACGGAAATCCCCAGGAGAAGGCGCAGCGCCTCAAGGAACTGACCTCGCTGAGCACCGATCACACCTTCGCCCTGGAGTTCATCAAGGAGAAGGGTCTCGACACGCTCATCAAGATGATCGAGGATGGCGGACAGACAAACGAGGACATTCTCAAGTACAGCCTGGCCAGCTTCGTGGAGCTGATGGAGCACGGCACGGTGTCCTGGGAAGTGCCGGAAAACTCGTTCGTGGCTCGCAACATCGAGATTGTGAGGAACTTCCAGAAGTATCCCACGAACTGCGGTGAGAGCGCCCTGTCCAACCTGGAGAACATTGTGATGTGCAGCAATAAGCACGTCCTGGTTGCCGAGGACATCAAGTTGCAGGACATTTTGCGACTTCTGCAGGAGGTGAACTCTCCAGTGATGCGCCAGAATGCCATCGCCCTGCTAAACGCCCTGTTTGTCAAAGCGGACGAAGCCCGCCGAAGGACCATCGCACACACCATCAGCGCCAAGCAGTTCCGCCTGGCCCTCATTGGCAACGGTCTGGGCACCGAGATGACCCACCAGCTGTATGTGCTGCAAACTCTGACCCTCGGCCTGCTGGAGAAGCGGATGCGCATGAAGATGAATGCCCAGGACCAGGATGCCCATGAGAAGATCAAGGAGCTGCGTCGGATCGCCTTCGACGATCATACCAACGCTTTGAACCAGAATGACGATCACATCCGacgtggtggtggatccggaGCTGGCAACGTGAACTTCTCGCAGTACTACAAAAAGCTGGGATTCAAATGCGACATCAATCCTGCCCAGGATTTCATTGAGACACCACCGG GCATATTGGCGTTGGATTGCATGGTGTACTTTGCCCGCAACTACACTCAGCAGTATGCAAAGATTGTGCGTGAGAACTCGTGCCGTGCGGACGAGCACGAGTGTCCGTTCGGACGCACCTCCATCGAGCTGGTCAAAGTGCTGTGCGACATCCTGCGCATTGGCGAGCCGCCAGCAGAGCAATCCGGCGACTTCCAACCCATGTTCTTCACCCATGACTCGCCGTTTGAGGAATTCTTCTGCATCTGTGTGATTACGCTGAATCGCACATGGAAGGATATGCGGGCCACTGCCGAGGACTTCACCACCACCTTTAGCGTGGTGCGGGAGCAGATCCAGCGCACTCTCAAGCTCAGGCCCGAGAACTTGGAGGATTTTCGCAACAAGATCGCCTTGCTAACCTATCAGCAGATCACAACGCTGCGTCAGCAGGAGCGCACGTCAAAGGAGGAATGCGATTCCACTGCCTCGGCGATTGTAAAGCTTAAAGAGAAGATATCGCCGCATATACTGGAACTCATCAAACAGCAGCGGCTTTCGTTTTTGGTTGAAG GCACACGTTTCGCAAAATATTTGCGAGGAACCAGAACTAAGGATAAGTTCTGGTACGCCCGCCTCTCGCCCAACCACAAGGTCATTCATTACGGCGATTGCGATGAGAAGAACATACCCACCATGGAGGAGCTGCCCAAGAAGCTGCCCATCAGTGAGATTAAGCAGTTGCTGGAGGGCAAGGAATGTCCGCACATGAAAGAAACTCGCATTAGGAAGTCCGCCGTAAATCTGGCATTTTCCATTACGTTCGAGAATATGGAGCACTCCACGTTGGATTTTGTGGCGCCTGACGAGAGCATATTCAACTACTGGACGGACGGGATTAATGCCCTGCTCTGCCAGCCGATGGTGAGCAAGCAAAAGAACGAGGACTTCGACACCCTGCTGTCCATGGAGATTAAGCTGCGCCTGCTGGACACCGAGGGTGTGGACATCAGCAAGGACCCACCGCCCATTCCCGAGGACCCGGAAAACTACGACTTTTGCTTCGAGAGCTAA